The following are from one region of the Endozoicomonas sp. 4G genome:
- the rpsP gene encoding 30S ribosomal protein S16 produces the protein MVTIRLARGGSKKRPFYHLTVADSRKAQGGRFIERVGFFNPTARGQEERLRVDQERVEFWLGQGATVSDRVSKLLKDAKAA, from the coding sequence ATGGTAACAATTCGTTTAGCTCGCGGCGGTTCCAAAAAGCGTCCGTTCTACCACCTGACTGTTGCTGACAGCCGTAAGGCTCAAGGTGGCCGTTTCATCGAGCGTGTAGGTTTCTTCAACCCTACTGCCCGTGGTCAGGAAGAGCGTCTGCGTGTGGATCAGGAGCGTGTTGAGTTCTGGCTGGGCCAGGGCGCAACCGTATCCGACCGCGTTAGCAAGCTGCTGAAAGACGCCAAAGCAGCCTGA
- the rimM gene encoding ribosome maturation factor RimM (Essential for efficient processing of 16S rRNA): MNKASATAQPKQVVLGSITGVYGVKGWVKVYSHTNPMTNILNYKHWILRQDGRQQTIEVDQGRRQGKGLVAHIAGCDDRDIARQFTGAEILIAESELPPLADDEIYWHQLEGLEVKTADKAGKELLLGKASHLMETGANDVLVIKACKGSIDRRERLVPWLMDQVILEVNPEAGFIRIDWDPEF; this comes from the coding sequence GTGAACAAAGCATCAGCAACCGCTCAACCGAAACAGGTTGTACTCGGAAGTATTACTGGTGTGTACGGAGTAAAAGGCTGGGTGAAAGTGTATTCACACACCAACCCCATGACCAATATTCTGAACTACAAACACTGGATTTTGCGCCAGGATGGTCGCCAGCAGACCATTGAAGTCGATCAGGGCCGCCGTCAGGGCAAGGGTCTGGTCGCACACATCGCCGGATGCGATGACCGGGATATCGCCCGCCAGTTCACTGGCGCCGAAATCCTGATTGCTGAAAGTGAACTGCCCCCACTGGCTGATGACGAGATTTACTGGCATCAGCTTGAAGGTCTGGAAGTCAAAACCGCTGACAAAGCGGGCAAGGAGCTTCTGCTGGGCAAAGCCAGCCATCTGATGGAAACAGGTGCCAACGACGTATTGGTCATCAAAGCCTGCAAGGGCAGCATTGACCGACGCGAGCGACTGGTTCCCTGGTTAATGGATCAGGTGATTCTGGAGGTGAATCCGGAAGCAGGATTTATTCGGATTGACTGGGATCCGGAATTTTAA